Genomic DNA from Phyllostomus discolor isolate MPI-MPIP mPhyDis1 chromosome 12, mPhyDis1.pri.v3, whole genome shotgun sequence:
TGACCTTGGGGCCTGGGTCAGCCCAGATGGAGGGTTTGGGGAGAACTCCTGGAAAGGAATCAGACCTGCAGTTTCAGGGGTGTCCTTGTCCCCTCTGTTCCCCAGTTGTGACTCCAAGGACACTCCCACACTGGTTACCATCAGCCCAGACCCACTGTGTGTCCCCCAGCTGCCCAAGGGCATCATCGTGATCAAACAGGAGCTCTGAGGGAGCACTCACCTGCCTGGACCTGGTCCCAAGGGCCCTGACACAGCCCTGGAAGAGAGTCCCTGTGAGATTATCCTTCACCCTCACACAGAAGGTCCAGGCCTGGTCTGGGCCCCTGCTGAGCTGATGTCTTCTCTCCTTAGGATTTCTGCCCCTTCTGACACTCCTGAGTCCTAGATCTGGGAGTGCAGAAGAGCCTACCTTCCGTTTTTCCCCAGAACTCACCAAGACAGAGAAGAGCAATGAAGGTCAGGGTTATTACGCTGTCTGCTAGGGTTCCCAGGGGGGCAGATGACATAAAgtgtccctgagccctgcagggcAGACAGGACACCAAGGTCCCGTCTCTGTGTGAGAAGTCACAGTTTCTTCCTCAGCTGCAACCTGCCCTCCCTGATGGGTGGTGGAGTAGACAGCAGGTTCTGGCACATTTCAGACCAGATCTCAGTCTCAGCAGACCCCAAAGGTGCTGCCTCCACCTCATGTGATACCCAAGTCCAGAGGGTGACTCCTTTCCCAGAATATGAGGGCAGAGGATGCCAGGGAGGACTCAGGAGCAGCCCAGTTCCTGTCAAACTTCTGACTCTGCCTGATTTACAGCCCACGTTACCATAAGCAATTCGCTTCCTTTTCCTGAGACAATGTAAATGCAAAGTTTCTTCTGGCCTTTCTCCATTCTGGCATCTGGCTAATGTTTACTGAGCAGGTGCCCTGTCCAGCACAGGACCAGCCCAGGCGGGTGAGAGGACATCACCATGGACCAGAAAGAGGGTGATTATCCTAAGAGTCATAAGTCACCAAGTTGTGTGGTGTCCTGGTCACACAgggcctctgctccctgcaggCACTATTGGGTTTGATCTTTAAAGTTACAGAAAAGAACTCAGTAAAAAACCATGTGAGCAGATGGGTATTTTTCAGATGATACCACTGTGTGGGAATAGACTGTAGTAAGATTTGTGGATAATAAACAGTGATAAAACTCCAACACCATCGAATACCCGTTGATGAGTTAATCAGCATTCTAAGTGGTTTGTGAGGCTTTCTTATGAAATCTTAAGGAATCCCTAACTCAAAAGTGTGTGTCGAGTTGAGTGAGAAGTGCTGGAAGACTTCTTTGTGAGTCTTGGTCTAGGAGATGTACAGTGGAGTCTGCACAGAGCAGGCTGGCTCAGGGGTACCCATGACAAGCCCAGTGTGTCCATGACCAAGGTGTGTgagtctggggaggggaggtgggcactGGGAAGGGTCTGCTTTGTAGGACCAGTTGTCTCTGCTTAGGATGGAGAGTTTAGCTCACCCTGATCCCTAACAACGTGGAGGGTCAGGTGGACCCACTTGGATGTTCTAAAGCAAGGTGGAGACCTGCAGAAAGGCTTTGTACAGGGAGGGTCAATGACAGGTAAGTTCAGGTGCATCAGAGTAAAACCCTCAGCTGGGAAGGAGGGTCCTCAGGAGGCCAGAGAGGTGGCTGATGAGGTTGCACCCACATGATGTCCTGGGTCTTCATCTTAGTGTGACTGTGGAGGGGAACTGGGTCTCAGAAAGAGAGGCTCAGGGTCAGAGTTGTAGGTGTGTTTATCATGTggtaggaagagaaggaagagctgaGGGTTTGTCTGATCTCTGCCTGGGTGGTCTGAGGAGCCAATGGTACTGTCCTAGGAATGACCACCCACTGAGGGGCTGGAGGCTTGGGGAGTGAAATACAACATGGTCACCTGACCCACTGTAAGAGCCACCCACTGTCCTGACCTGGAGTGTGGTTTGGTCTCTCCCTcacacttcctctctctgacttCCTCATCTCTGTGAGCAGGAgaccttctctccatccctcccatcCAGACCCCTGAGCATGTCTGACTCCTCACTGCCCTTCTCTGTGAGAAGTAACCCTGCATCTGACGCTGGTGACTCTATCTCCATGTGCTGGGCAGAAGCACCAGTTGCAGACAATTCACAGGTTTTCATCTAAGACAAGGGGAAGCATTATTGATAGTTCTGAGCCAGAAACCTCCGCTCTCCCTTTTCCCTCACTGCAGACAAGGGTGGAAGCTCAGGTCTCACAGGTGTTTTGAGAATCAGTGGAGCCTGAGACATGAAGAGGCTCCATCTGTGTCATTTCTGGGCCTGATTAAGACATGGGCTTGAGGGAGTTGTGGGTGCAAGGGCTACTTGGATGCAGCGTATGTATCCCCCCCTAGCCATCAGGGGGCATCAGTAGCTACAGGGCATCCTTGGTTGAATGGTAGGTGAGTCCAGACTGAGGGGAGACAGGAAGGATGCTGCTTGTCCTGGGATTCACCACACTCAGGAGTGAAGGTGGGAATCCCATCAGGGGTTAAGGCTGAGCACTAAACACTGAGGGCACCTTGGACCTGGTGGGAGTCCTGCCTCCCATGAAACTGCCTGGGGATGTGGGGCCACTTGTAAGGCAAAACGGATCCACAGGGAACCATGGCCCTTTACTTACATTTCTTTCTAATGGCATAAATTCAtgtaacatacaatggagaatTTTCAAATATAGAATTCACTAGAATCCAATATACACAGTGTCTGAACCACAATTTTATCTGGTTTTAATAAGAAATTTGTCTTACACCTCACCCATATAGCACAAAGCTGTCAGTCTCCCATCCTTCCACCTCGTCAGCCCCCGACAAGCCCACTTGACTCCTGTCTCTGTGGGTTTCCTCCTCCTGGACACTTCATACAAACGCAGTCACAGAAAATGTGATCTTTTCTCTGTGGCCTCTATCATTTAGCTGCAGAATGTTGACATTCACCCACCAGGTGACAGATGTTGGTACTTTgtttttatggtttaaaaaagCCCCCGGGTTATGAAGACAGCAGGTTTTGTTTAAATGAGTGGGATCCAGCATGAATGGGTGTGTAGATGTGAACCCAAACCAGCCATGTGGGGCGGCCCCTCAGGTCACAGGGTTGAGAACAGAGGGACAGTCAAGGGGAGTCAGTGAGGATGAGCAGGGACAGCTCCACAGTGGGAAGGAGGTGGTGTCTCCACAGGAACACGGCTCACGTTTCCTGTCCCCAAACCTCATCTGCCATGTCTGCTCCCCTAGACACATCAGCAGACAGTTTCCCACCTGTGGTCCAGActgtccttccccacctcctgtgTCATCAGATGGGCTTCATGCTCCCCCCACTCTGAATGGtgccctgtcccctctgtgtTCATGTCCTGACTGCAGCCTGGGCCATTCTCTTGCTGTCTCGAGCCTGAAACAGCAGCACCCCAAGGACCATGAGGACCAGCAGAGCCATGGCCATGCAGATGTGATTCTCCACTGTGTAGTCTTGGGGTTGGGAGGCtgcaaaatgtgaaaacaaaggtCAGCATCATCAGGAACCCCCAAATCTCCAGGACTCTGGTGTCCCCccaggctctcccctccccttgatGTCAGCATTCCTGGGACGTCTGATCCAGCTCTGGCTCCCAGCTGCCATGACAAGAGTGAGCTGTGCACAAAAGCTCAGgatcagggaaaaaaatggtcTCAGTTCAGGAACAATTTAGAGCTGGTTGTTCTGTGCTCAGTCTGAGACTCAAGACCCAGAGCAGGTCATAAGGAGGCAGGTCCCCAGAAGTGTCTAGTCTGGTCTTCAATAGGGAATAACTTCTCCTCTGTGGGATgtagggagggggcagaggagaaggggaatGGGGACTATGGGCCTTGGAACATGGGGTCAGAGGTCAAGTCAGGGGCCCAGAAGGGGCAGGCTAAtcatcttctctctcctttcagaCAAACTCTGGGAATTCTGGCAAGATTTCATGGATGGATGGTTAATCCTGTCATGTTTACCCCAAAACACAACCTCCATGCACTGCTTATCAACCCTGCCAACCAAGGAAGCCCACAGTTGTGGTATTCACACTTTGAGGAACAGAGAAATTGCCCCAAAATATTGTCTTTTGAAAGCACCAAAACTAGGAAACTATGGGAATCTGCTTCTCCATTTTGATATTGAAAACAAGATGTAAAAAATGATTCCGTTCTATTCTAATTTCACAGGTCCATGCAAAATTCTCAGTATCAGCTCACACCATTTGGAAAATGCACATGGACAATAAATGTTATTCATTTGCATTAATATCCAAGTGGTTGAAAGTAGGAAGCCTTTGTAATGTGTCTCATGTAGTTATAAATAAGAAAGCAAGATAATTTTTAGGAGACGTGTATCTGTTGCTAATAAAACTCTAAGGAAATCAGAAAACATATTGAAATAAAGGTGAATAGGTCATTGAATGTAAAATGCAGACATTGTAATGACTTTGCTTTGAAATAATTTGGGCTATGAATAAAACTGTTTTCAGAGGTAAAGCTGTGGAATATTTTACTTGGTCATTTTATCATGTGGAATCTGGAGTCAGACAAACAGCTGTACAGTCTGGAAAAAGTGAATTTACCTTTcaatcatcattatcattattataattttctcattGTATCAGTGACATCAACTGAAGAACAATCTGAAGGGAGAGAATTTTAGGAAGCTATActggttataaaataaacatgcccAAACCAATAGCTTTCCTACATGTACATACTACTATTCAGATTGTATAAAGGAATCAAACAGCTTACACACAAATTACATTATTAGATGTGCAGTTCTGAAAGTTGGGTGGAAATTTACTCACTTTCACAAATACCCATCAAAGTGCTTCTGAAGTTCACTAAAACCTCATTTGAAATGTGTGTAATACAAAAACTTAATAATAACAAGAAGTAATTCCCTGCAACAAATGCCTGAATTTAATCTTCTCTATGAAAATAGGAATAGCATTATAAACATTTGAGGGTTGACGccatataatgtaaatatatgttaCTCTGTATACTGACACACTGCACAGAAAGTCCTGGGAAAAGAGCAGGAACAGACAAGAGCACCAGAACCACAGAGCAGACAGGGGAGCCCTCAGTGTGGGTGGGAGCCCCCAGTTCCTTTTCAGTCTGGCATAGCCCCTCCTCACTCTCAGGTGAGCACTGAGTGCTGGAGGGTCCAGGGCAGCACAGGGGCCTGCAGAGCTGCACACCCAGGGGAGGTGAAGCTGCTCTCTCTGGAAGAGGGTCCACTGGAGGCTGGGACCCTAGGGCCTCCAACTCTGAGATGAAGATgcaggaggggagtgggggaggggatctgtcctctctgctcagtCTAATCATCTTTCTCCTCACCTCTCACACCTCTCACTCCaccctcctgctctttctttctgctgagatTCAGAATAGGGGGCTCGGGGTTGGGAGACTCTGTGTCTCTCCATCTCTCAGGGGCTGGACTCCCCTCTGTGGAGCCTCCTGCACTCCTCACTTATTTCTGTCCCCAAATCTCCTAGGGACAGTGTCCTGAACTGAGTGAACACAGAGAGAACAGTGCCAGGGATCTCACCTGAGATCAGGAGCTCCAGGGGCTCACTGGGATGTGACAGCAGGTAGGGGCTGTTGTGGTTTGCACTGTAACACCTGTAGGTACCCCCCTGGGCTGAGGTCACAGGGCCCAGGGAGAACTCTGCCTGGTGCTGCTGAGCTCCAGACTGTGATCTCAGACGCAGGGGGAGATCGGCTGCCCCCTCTTTGGTCAGAAGGAAAGTGTCCCTCAGGCTCTGTGACTGACACAGCAGGGTCACCTTCTCTCCTGAGGCCACTGTGGGGCCTGGCTGCACTGAGAGGGAGGGTGTGTCAGGGAGCCATCCTAGAGAGAGGGGCGTGGGTGAGTGGCTGCTGTCACCTAGTTCTTACCTGAGAGTCACCAGGCTCTTAGGAccctcctctctgtctgtctctgttttctgtgagactccccctcccctcccatcccctgagctgtctccttctctccctgaggTCCCCACACCTCTGGTCCTGGAAATTACCACCCAAGACCTCCAGAGAGCCTGAGCAGACACTGTATCCCTGACTGAACCCCCTAGCTCCTCACCTGCCACCAGGATGtccagggggtcactgggggCCGACCACTCAGAGGACAGGCTGTATCCACCATAGCACCTGTACTGGCCCCCGTGGGAGCTGGTCCCAGTGTCCAGGGGGAAGTCACCCTGAGAGAGCACAGCCTGGAGCTGCAGGACAGGGCTCTGGGGGAGGTCCTGTCCCCCTTCCTTGGACAGAACAAATCTGTCATAGCCGAAGTCAGAGTGACACTGGAGGGTCAGGTTCTGTCCAGAGGCCACAATGGGTCCCTgctgggtgaggagggagggcttCCCTGAGCCACCTGCAGGGAACAGACAGCAGTGACAAGGCTGCTCCTCCCATGGACCCTCCTGGACTGGCCCCCAGGTCccactgtctctctgtctgtggCCCAGAAACCCCCgtactcccctcaccccacctctcaCAAGGGGCTCCCCTCACATCAAGAGCCCCAGGAAACTCTGGAGACTAAATCCATGGATCGGACCAGAATGGGAATTCCTCACCTgagaccaggagctccagggCATCACTGGGTGGTGACCACACCTGGGGTCTATTCCTGTTAGAGCCATAACATCTGAATGTCCACCTATGGGTGGGTGTCACAGGGCCCACAGAGAACAGGGCCTGGAACTGCCCACTGGAGTGTCGCTGTGAGTCCAGGGTCCAGGACAgcctgtcttctccttccttagTCAGAACAAACTTGCCGTATCCCTCCTCTGAGCGGCACTTGAAAATCACACTCTCTCCTGAAGTCACAATAGGGCTGGGCAAGGCTGAGAGGATGGGTTTGCTGTAGAATCCTAGGAGAGAAGGAGGTAGCTTGTTAAATGGGGCTCATACCTCCCTCATgtctcccagggctgggctgtggtGGGAGAACCCTGAAAGCATCCCCcttcctgagggcagagcctgaggctgCGACCCTTGGTTGTCCCCTCACCTGTCACAACcagctccagggggtcactgCGCTCTGACCAGCCAGTGGCGCTGAGATAGGAACACTGATATCTCCCTGCTGTGTGCTCTATCATCTGTGTGATGGAGAACTTGGCCTTGTCCCCGGGATCCACTGGCTTCTGTTTGTCCCAGTGTGTTGAGATCCCCTCTTTATCCAGATGGTACTCCTTAGCCTCCAGGATCCCCTGACACCAAATGGTTACTGAGCTCCCCCAGTGGATTACAGAACTTGGCTCAGCCCAGAGGGTAGGTTTGGGGAGGGTCCCTGGAAGGAATGAGGGGTTGAGTCAGTACATTTCCTACCCCCAGTGCCCAGTTCTCAGCCCCAAACATCTCTGATGTCCATCTGTGATCACAGAACTGGCGTTCCTCATCCCCAACTTTCCAAGGACTGGTCTCCAGTGGAGAGTGacacctgggagccctggggacagACTCACCTTCCTGCATAGAGGtcctcaggcccacactcagccctgcaagagagCCCCTGTCAAAGATTTGTTCTGAATCCTGGGCAAAACTGTCCTCCCCAGGAGCTTCCTGAGTCCTGGGGTCCTGACAGAGTAGGGCCCCTCCCCCCTTCATATCTCACCaaggcagagcagggctgtgAGGGTGGGAAACATGGTGTCTCCTCTCTGAACCCAGCTGTGCAAAAGGAAGACACTACAGCGTCCTCAGTGTAGACAGACTCACAGGGTGTGGTGACTGGGAGGTTGGCCACCCCTGTCACGAGGTTGTCACGTCAGCAGCCCTTCAGGAAGGGGACAGTGTCTCACCAGGAGTTTGGCTCTCATTCCTGTAATGGAGGAAGAAATAGATCCTCAGCCTCCTGAGACACCTCTTGCAGGTGAGGTGACCCAGCGCACAGCCTCCCAGGTTAGAGTCTCTACCACCAGATCCCTTCACCCTTAACCCACATAACAGCCCCTCACTGTGGGTCCTTCCCATGGACAGTGGTCACCCAGGCACTGGAAGTGCTTCAGGAAGATGGGGTCCCTGTGTCTGCAAGAGCTCAGATCAGCAGGGACATGGTTTCCTCTTCACTGTGCAGTTCAGGCGAGCGTCACTGTGACAATGAGCACAAAGGACAGACacagggaagtgagggaaggacACACACCCCTTCCTCAGGCCCCAGAGTGAGGCTTTCCTTGTATCGCAGCCACCCTCACCCACTTCTCATTTCTTCTTAGCAACAAAGTCCACCCACCTTCCTGGGGACAAGCCTCTGAGTGATCCCTGCCCGCTCAGTGCCCCTTATTTCCTGGTTCAAGTCTCTTCCTCATGCTGTGGTTCTGCCTTCAAGCTTCAGGGGACACTGATGTGGGTTACAGTCCTGATTTTTACTTAAAGCAGATGTTTACTTAAATACTCATCATCcaatgtccatgtgtccttgactGGTAATGTCCTATCTCTGCCTCAGTCCCCCTGAGGGACTCTGGATAATGCTGCTGCAAATCCCAGTCCCCACAGTGGTTGTGAGTCAGTGGTGCTGGTTCATGGGAGGGAGACTTCCATTTCCAGATGAGATGAAGACGTGAGTGGACTGGGACATGAGAGGATCAATATGTCCAGGGCCAAGGAAAGACTATTGGACTCGCTCGAGACCATGTCTGCTCTGAATACCAAGCCCAGCTACTCGCAACAGCTCTAAAGTATGTAGGCACAGACAcgtgaaggaaagagaaatgttCCCAAATAGAGAGGAAACCACAGTGGAGAAGAGAGACTGACACTGATTGGGCCCAGTAATCAGGACTATCCATGAGTCATAGGGAGGAAATCCCCCCGAGTGGACAGAGAGGGACCCCAGATCCTcaagggaaggggagcagggagcagatgAAGGCTGGAAATGTGGCTCCCGCCCCATGTTTCAGTGGAGGCTCTGGGATGTCTCTACCCACTCACCCAAGTTAATGGTCAGGAGTAAGCAGTCTCCCCATGTGTCCTGAAACAGGCTGAGTCCAGTATGTCAGCCATGGGTGTCTGTCCCATGTGTGTGTGAGGCTCCCATTGGATCACCCTGGTGGGCAGGACGCTGAGTGGATGCtgaatctgagagagagagagtggcagGAGATAGGGAGTCACAGCCCCTGCTCAGCTTGGCTTCCAGGACAGCCCCGGAGAATCTGAGGGAGATGAGGTGTGTGAGGGGAGAGACTTCCTATAGGAGTGAACAGTAGAGAAATCCTAATAGTGACAGACAGTGCTATGGACACCGTCTGCTGACACTGGGGACTGTCACATGCAATGAAAGAGAGTCAGTAAGAAATATGAGACCAATGGAAGATGATCAGGtgtaaatatctaaaaaataaaggcaagatTCAAATTCTGAGCCAATAATATGAATTGTTTTATGTAGGTGAACATAATGATTTAGAAAccttagagatgagaaaacccaATAGATGGACACATGAAAATAGTTCTTCCCATGAAGGATGAGACAGAGCTGAAGGGCTATTTATGACAATGGAGTACAATACAGAGGAAATTTCCAGAATGCAGCACAGAGAGACCAGAAGTGGAGACTGAAGGTGCTTGGGGACTAGAGTGAGGAGGGTGGACATCATATGTATGgtgtcagaaagaaagaagtgagtgTGACATTTGGTAACAGGTCAAGAGATAAATAATCAAACATTTTACTGAGATGATGAAAGACCAATCTAGTGTTAGGGAGcaggtatataaaaatgaaatgtgtatCTTCACTTTTTGTGGTTAACAAAGATAATGAAagtcaaataaaaacacaagaacatATCCTACACCCAATTTTATGCACCAGAAATGGTTcatttgaggccctggctgggttgctcagtgggttagagcatcatcccaatatccaaggttgtgggcttggtccccagtcaggacacacacagggAGCAAGCAGTGGATGCCTCAGTAAGTGGATCAACAAGCGatggctttttctctctttctgccccacccctcaaatcaataaataaaaaaatatttttacatggttgattttattttaatgtgaattttaactcaaaaataaaatcatagaggGCTGGCCTGAGGTCctaaaatgtcctaaaattattttctagaggAATTGCACATCACCATAGTGACAAGCTCGCTGGGACCAGACTTCCTCATAGCAAAGAAGACACCAGAAAACAGTGGGGACACACCTTCCAGGAGCATATTGTTAGTGGAGATTTTGCACTGAGCCCCATTAGCTTTAAGTAACAAGGTGAACATGTCAGCCAGGCCAGTCCCTAAGTGGGAACCTGTGTCTCCTCCCAACCCCACCCTGTGAGGCTGCATCTCCAGGAGAGAGAACAG
This window encodes:
- the LOC114510678 gene encoding leukocyte immunoglobulin-like receptor subfamily A member 6 isoform X1 produces the protein MPHTLSALLCLGLSMGLRTPVQAGTLPKPTLWAEPSSVIHWGSSVTIWCQGILEAKEYHLDKEGISTHWDKQKPVDPGDKAKFSITQMIEHTAGRYQCSYLSATGWSERSDPLELVVTGFYSKPILSALPSPIVTSGESVIFKCRSEEGYGKFVLTKEGEDRLSWTLDSQRHSSGQFQALFSVGPVTPTHRWTFRCYGSNRNRPQVWSPPSDALELLVSGGSGKPSLLTQQGPIVASGQNLTLQCHSDFGYDRFVLSKEGGQDLPQSPVLQLQAVLSQGDFPLDTGTSSHGGQYRCYGGYSLSSEWSAPSDPLDILVAGWLPDTPSLSVQPGPTVASGEKVTLLCQSQSLRDTFLLTKEGAADLPLRLRSQSGAQQHQAEFSLGPVTSAQGGTYRCYSANHNSPYLLSHPSEPLELLISASQPQDYTVENHICMAMALLVLMVLGVLLFQARDSKRMAQAAVRT
- the LOC114510678 gene encoding leukocyte immunoglobulin-like receptor subfamily A member 6 isoform X2; its protein translation is MPHTLSALLCLGLSMGLRTPVQAGTLPKPTLWAEPSSVIHWGSSVTIWCQGILEAKEYHLDKEGISTHWDKQKPVDPGDKAKFSITQMIEHTAGRYQCSYLSATGWSERSDPLELVVTGFYSKPILSALPSPIVTSGESVIFKCRSEEGYGKFVLTKEGEDRLSWTLDSQRHSSGQFQALFSVGPVTPTHRWTFRCYGSNRNRPQVWSPPSDALELLVSGGSGKPSLLTQQGPIVASGQNLTLQCHSDFGYDRFVLSKEGGQDLPQSPVLQLQAVLSQGDFPLDTGTSSHGGQYRCYGGYSLSSEWSAPSDPLDILVAARPHSGLRREGDPAVSVTEPEGHFPSDQRGGSRSPPASEITVWSSAAPGRVLPGPCDLSPGGYLQVLQCKPQQPLPAVTSQ